A genomic segment from Thiohalorhabdus sp. Cl-TMA encodes:
- the hisA gene encoding 1-(5-phosphoribosyl)-5-[(5-phosphoribosylamino)methylideneamino]imidazole-4-carboxamide isomerase: MLLIPAIDLKDGACVRLRQGEMSDSTVYSEDPSATARRWLEAGARRLHIVDLNGAFAGRPENEPAIRAITEAAGSVPVQLGGGIRDLETIEAHLNAGISYVILGTAAVRNPGFVRQAATEFPGHVMVGLDARDGKVAVEGWSKVTGHDVADLAKKFEDYGVEAIVYTDIGRDGMLSGPNVGATAALARSLRIPVIASGGIHTLEDIRALKDVEEEGVSGAITGRAIYEGTLDFAEAREVAQDHAG, translated from the coding sequence ATGCTGCTGATCCCCGCCATCGACCTCAAGGACGGCGCCTGCGTGCGCCTGCGCCAGGGGGAGATGAGCGATTCCACGGTGTACTCCGAAGACCCGTCCGCGACGGCGCGAAGGTGGCTGGAAGCCGGTGCCCGGCGCCTGCATATCGTCGACCTCAATGGTGCCTTCGCCGGGCGGCCGGAGAACGAGCCGGCCATCCGCGCCATCACCGAGGCGGCGGGGTCGGTGCCCGTGCAGCTCGGCGGCGGCATTCGCGACCTGGAGACCATCGAGGCCCACCTCAACGCCGGGATCAGCTACGTGATCCTGGGCACCGCGGCCGTGCGGAATCCCGGTTTCGTGCGCCAGGCCGCCACCGAGTTCCCCGGGCATGTCATGGTGGGCCTCGATGCCCGTGACGGAAAGGTGGCCGTGGAGGGCTGGTCCAAGGTGACCGGGCACGACGTGGCGGACTTGGCCAAGAAGTTCGAGGATTACGGCGTGGAGGCCATCGTCTACACGGACATTGGTCGGGATGGCATGCTTTCCGGGCCCAACGTGGGGGCCACCGCGGCGCTGGCCCGTTCGCTGCGGATTCCGGTCATCGCCTCCGGTGGCATCCACACCCTGGAGGACATCCGGGCTTTGAAGGACGTGGAGGAGGAAGGGGTGAGCGGCGCCATAACCGGCCGGGCCATCTACGAGGGCACCCTGGACTTCGCCGAGGCGCGTGAGGTGGCGCAAGACCATGCTGGCTAA
- the hisIE gene encoding bifunctional phosphoribosyl-AMP cyclohydrolase/phosphoribosyl-ATP diphosphatase HisIE: MSAENDWLDAVKWDAQGLVVAIAQEMQTGEILMQAYMNREALETTLRDGYATYWSRSRSKLWRKGESSGHLQAVEEIRLDCDNDTVLLRVRQTGPACHTGRANCFFQRLEDGAWVKTEPVPPARSGESASAGREVLDRVAAILEERKTAPAEDSYVASLYAKGRNKILEKVGEEATEVLLAAKDGEKDREALVSETADLWFHCMVMLAEQGLSPEAVLDELDRRFGTSGHTEKAARGGAG, from the coding sequence ATGAGCGCGGAGAATGACTGGCTCGACGCGGTCAAATGGGATGCCCAGGGCTTGGTGGTGGCCATCGCCCAGGAGATGCAGACGGGTGAGATCCTCATGCAGGCCTACATGAACCGGGAGGCGCTGGAGACCACCCTGCGCGACGGTTATGCAACCTATTGGTCCCGGTCCCGGTCCAAGCTGTGGCGGAAGGGGGAGAGCTCCGGGCATCTCCAGGCCGTGGAGGAAATCCGGCTGGACTGCGACAATGACACCGTGCTGCTTCGGGTGCGCCAGACCGGTCCGGCTTGCCACACCGGTCGGGCCAACTGTTTCTTCCAGCGCCTGGAGGACGGCGCCTGGGTGAAGACCGAGCCCGTTCCCCCCGCCCGGTCCGGGGAGTCGGCAAGCGCCGGCCGGGAGGTTCTGGACCGGGTCGCGGCCATCCTGGAGGAGCGCAAGACCGCGCCCGCGGAGGATTCCTACGTGGCCTCCCTCTACGCCAAGGGCCGCAATAAGATCCTCGAGAAGGTCGGCGAGGAGGCCACCGAGGTCCTGCTGGCCGCCAAGGACGGCGAGAAGGATCGCGAGGCGCTGGTCTCGGAAACGGCGGACCTGTGGTTCCATTGCATGGTGATGCTCGCCGAGCAGGGGCTGAGTCCGGAAGCGGTGCTCGACGAGCTGGATCGCCGCTTCGGCACTTCCGGACACACGGAAAAGGCGGCCCGGGGCGGCGCCGGGTGA
- a CDS encoding ABC transporter ATP-binding protein: MSQAAISIQGIRKSFGKLQALKGIDLEIQRGEFFGLLGPNGAGKSTLISTIAGLVVPDGGKVEVLGNDTVKNYRHARRNIGVVPQEVVYDPFFTVEEVIRNQAGYFGVRDMGGWLDELLDALELDDKRDANMRQLSGGMKRRVLIAQALAHRPPIAILDEPTAGVDVELRRSLWEFTRRLNGEGMTVVLTTHYLEEAEELCDRIAIIHNGAVQALDTKDALLARDTTRSLCVTLEDAAARIPETLTPFLADRDGEEVHLRFNKEEHSPVELLNRFQEAGVAVKDLHTFSPSLEDIFRSLTGEHLSTEEVS, encoded by the coding sequence ATGAGCCAGGCAGCCATAAGCATCCAAGGAATCCGCAAGAGCTTCGGTAAGCTCCAGGCCCTGAAAGGCATCGATCTGGAGATACAGCGGGGCGAATTCTTCGGCCTGCTCGGGCCGAACGGGGCGGGCAAATCCACCCTGATCAGTACCATCGCGGGCCTGGTGGTGCCCGACGGCGGAAAGGTGGAGGTGCTCGGGAACGATACCGTGAAGAATTACCGGCATGCACGCCGGAATATCGGCGTGGTGCCCCAGGAGGTGGTCTACGACCCCTTCTTTACCGTGGAAGAGGTGATCCGCAATCAGGCGGGCTATTTCGGCGTGCGTGACATGGGCGGCTGGCTGGATGAGCTCCTGGACGCCCTGGAGCTCGACGACAAGCGGGACGCCAACATGCGCCAGCTCTCCGGCGGTATGAAGCGCCGGGTCCTGATCGCGCAGGCCCTCGCCCACCGGCCACCCATCGCCATTCTCGACGAGCCTACCGCCGGCGTGGACGTGGAGCTGCGCCGCAGCCTCTGGGAGTTCACCCGGCGCCTGAACGGCGAAGGCATGACCGTAGTGCTCACCACCCATTACCTGGAGGAGGCGGAGGAGCTCTGCGACCGCATCGCCATCATCCACAACGGCGCGGTCCAGGCCCTGGACACCAAGGACGCCTTGCTGGCCCGGGACACCACCCGGTCGCTGTGCGTCACCCTGGAGGACGCCGCGGCGCGGATCCCCGAGACCCTGACACCTTTCCTCGCCGACCGGGACGGCGAAGAGGTGCACCTGCGGTTCAACAAGGAGGAGCACAGCCCCGTGGAGCTGCTCAACCGCTTCCAGGAGGCCGGGGTGGCGGTGAAGGACCTCCATACCTTCAGCCCCTCCCTGGAGGACATCTTCCGGAGCCTCACCGGCGAGCACCTCAGCACCGAGGAGGTCTCCTGA
- a CDS encoding ABC transporter permease — protein MEFNVMGFYTLLRKEVMRFWKVGVQTVFSPMVTTLLYLLIFSYVLEDRVNVYAGVSYTEFLVPGLMMMSMIQNAFANSSSSLIQSKVTGNMVFILLPPLSSLEFYLAFVLAASLRGILVGLSVYVVALAFVDLPLNNVGAILLFGVLASAVMGAFGVIAGIWAEKFDQIAAFTNFFVMPLSFLSGVFYSINDLPGFWRTVSHLNPFFYMIDGFRAGFIGHSDVSLAFSVSFVLGFLVLLSTLALRMLVTGYKMRG, from the coding sequence ATGGAATTCAACGTTATGGGCTTCTACACCCTGCTGCGCAAGGAGGTGATGCGCTTCTGGAAGGTGGGAGTTCAGACGGTATTCTCGCCCATGGTGACCACCCTCCTGTACCTGCTGATCTTCAGCTATGTGCTGGAGGACCGGGTGAACGTCTACGCTGGGGTCTCCTACACGGAGTTCCTGGTTCCCGGCCTGATGATGATGTCCATGATCCAGAACGCCTTCGCCAACAGCTCCTCCAGCCTCATCCAGTCCAAGGTCACCGGCAACATGGTGTTTATCCTGCTGCCGCCCCTGTCGAGCCTGGAGTTCTACCTGGCCTTCGTCCTGGCCGCTTCCCTGCGTGGCATCCTGGTGGGCCTCAGCGTTTACGTGGTGGCGCTGGCCTTCGTGGATCTGCCGCTGAACAATGTGGGCGCCATCCTCCTGTTCGGCGTGCTGGCCAGCGCGGTGATGGGGGCCTTCGGGGTCATCGCTGGCATCTGGGCGGAGAAGTTCGACCAGATCGCCGCATTCACCAACTTCTTCGTGATGCCGCTGTCCTTCCTGTCGGGGGTCTTCTACTCCATCAACGACCTGCCCGGCTTCTGGCGGACCGTGTCGCACCTGAATCCGTTCTTCTACATGATCGACGGCTTCCGGGCGGGCTTCATCGGCCACTCGGACGTCTCGCTCGCCTTCAGCGTCTCCTTCGTTCTGGGCTTCCTGGTGCTGCTTTCGACCCTGGCCCTGCGGATGCTGGTCACCGGCTACAAGATGCGGGGCTAA
- a CDS encoding BolA family protein has protein sequence MDSETVKAKIQAEMPEAQIVVQGEGDRFGVLVVAQEFENMPRVKQHRKVYSALGEELKGELHALEVKTFTPEQYRAMVEANNPG, from the coding sequence ATGGACTCGGAAACGGTGAAAGCAAAGATCCAGGCCGAGATGCCGGAGGCCCAGATCGTCGTGCAGGGCGAGGGGGATCGTTTCGGCGTGCTGGTGGTGGCCCAGGAATTCGAGAACATGCCCAGGGTCAAACAGCACCGGAAGGTCTATTCCGCCCTGGGCGAAGAGCTCAAGGGCGAATTGCACGCCCTGGAAGTGAAGACATTTACCCCGGAGCAGTACCGGGCCATGGTCGAGGCCAACAATCCCGGCTAG
- the hisG gene encoding ATP phosphoribosyltransferase yields MLESKLTIALSKGRILDDTLPLLERVGIRPSEDPDASRKLVVGTNRPGVELVIVRATDVPTYVEFGAADVGVAGRDVLMEQGADLYEPLDLGIGQCRMVVAEPEGLAAEDDPSRWDRVRIATKYPNITKDFFARQGVQAQIIKLYGSMELAPLVGLADRIVDLVSTGRTLKENGLVEVETLFSISSRLVVNKASLKLKHPQVSDLIDSLSEALEDKAS; encoded by the coding sequence ATGCTCGAATCCAAGCTGACCATCGCCCTGTCCAAGGGCCGGATCCTGGATGACACGCTCCCCTTGCTGGAGCGGGTGGGCATCCGGCCCAGCGAGGACCCCGATGCCTCCCGGAAGCTGGTGGTGGGCACCAACCGCCCCGGGGTGGAGCTGGTCATCGTGCGGGCCACCGATGTCCCCACCTACGTGGAGTTCGGGGCCGCCGACGTGGGCGTGGCCGGCCGGGACGTGCTGATGGAGCAGGGCGCTGATCTCTACGAGCCCCTGGACCTGGGGATCGGGCAGTGCCGCATGGTGGTGGCCGAGCCGGAGGGGCTTGCCGCCGAGGACGATCCCAGCCGGTGGGATCGGGTCCGCATCGCCACCAAGTACCCGAATATCACCAAGGACTTTTTCGCCCGTCAGGGCGTTCAGGCCCAGATCATCAAGCTCTACGGCTCCATGGAGCTGGCGCCGCTGGTGGGGCTGGCCGACCGCATCGTCGATCTCGTCAGCACGGGGCGGACCCTGAAGGAGAACGGCCTGGTGGAGGTGGAGACCCTGTTCAGCATCTCCAGCCGGCTGGTGGTGAACAAGGCCTCTCTGAAGCTGAAGCACCCGCAGGTTTCCGACCTGATCGACAGCCTGTCCGAGGCCCTGGAGGACAAGGCCTCCTGA
- the hisH gene encoding imidazole glycerol phosphate synthase subunit HisH: MANRIAVIDYGMGNLRSVSKALEHAGGDVTIATSRAEVAAADRVVFPGVGAIRDCVAAVDEQGLREAVVEAAASKPFLGICLGMQALMETSLEYGEHAALGLLPGRVVPFPEEAMVDGEGHRLKIPHMGWNRVHFMEAEHPLWAGIGDGSHFYFVHSYIVEPAGPELIAGATIYGIQFTSAVARENVFATQFHPEKSSGHGLQLLANFIAWDPAHAKEAGQCC; the protein is encoded by the coding sequence ATGGCCAATCGCATCGCCGTTATCGACTACGGCATGGGCAATCTCCGTTCCGTGTCCAAGGCGCTGGAGCACGCCGGCGGCGACGTGACCATCGCCACCTCGCGGGCCGAGGTGGCGGCCGCCGACCGGGTGGTCTTCCCCGGTGTGGGGGCCATCCGTGACTGTGTTGCCGCCGTCGACGAGCAAGGGCTGCGCGAGGCGGTGGTGGAGGCCGCCGCCAGCAAGCCCTTCCTCGGCATCTGCCTGGGCATGCAGGCGCTCATGGAGACCTCCCTGGAGTACGGCGAGCACGCCGCCCTCGGCCTCCTGCCCGGACGGGTGGTGCCCTTCCCCGAGGAGGCCATGGTGGATGGCGAGGGACACCGGCTGAAGATCCCGCACATGGGCTGGAACCGGGTCCACTTCATGGAGGCCGAGCATCCCCTGTGGGCCGGGATCGGCGACGGCAGCCACTTCTACTTCGTCCACTCCTACATCGTGGAACCGGCCGGGCCCGAGCTCATCGCCGGAGCCACCATCTACGGCATCCAGTTTACCTCGGCGGTGGCCCGGGAGAACGTCTTCGCCACCCAGTTCCACCCGGAGAAGAGCTCCGGGCACGGTCTCCAGCTGCTGGCCAACTTCATCGCCTGGGACCCCGCACACGCCAAGGAGGCGGGCCAATGCTGCTGA
- the grxD gene encoding Grx4 family monothiol glutaredoxin, with product MDTAVNEKIEGFVNGHKVVLFMKGTKDFPQCGFSGRAVQILQNLGVDFQDVNVLEDGNIREGIKEYSDWPTIPQLYIDGEFVGGSDLMLEMYQNGELEGMLK from the coding sequence ATGGATACCGCGGTCAACGAAAAAATCGAAGGCTTCGTGAACGGCCACAAGGTGGTGCTGTTCATGAAGGGCACCAAGGACTTCCCGCAGTGCGGCTTTTCCGGCCGTGCCGTGCAGATCCTGCAGAACCTGGGTGTGGACTTCCAGGACGTCAACGTGCTGGAGGACGGCAACATCCGGGAGGGCATCAAGGAGTACTCCGACTGGCCCACCATCCCGCAGCTCTACATCGATGGTGAATTCGTCGGCGGCAGTGACCTGATGCTGGAGATGTACCAGAACGGTGAGCTGGAAGGGATGCTGAAGTAG
- the hisB gene encoding imidazoleglycerol-phosphate dehydratase HisB, which yields MSARSAEVFRSTAETDIRVVIDLDGAGQCDSRTGVPFLDHMLDQIARHGSMDLTVRAEGDLEIDAHHTVEDVGITLGQALTQAVGDKRGIYRYGHAYCPLDESLSRAVVDLSGRPGLEYHLLFQRGWIGDFDVDLLKEFFQGLVNHATMTLHLDNLRGHNAHHIAESAFKAFGRALRFAVAEDPRSGGAVPSTKGSL from the coding sequence ATGAGCGCCCGTAGCGCCGAGGTTTTTCGTAGCACTGCAGAGACGGACATCCGGGTGGTCATCGACCTGGATGGCGCAGGACAGTGTGACTCCCGCACCGGCGTGCCTTTCCTCGATCACATGCTCGACCAGATCGCCCGCCACGGGTCCATGGACCTCACCGTGCGCGCCGAGGGGGACCTGGAGATCGATGCCCACCACACGGTGGAGGATGTGGGCATCACCCTCGGGCAGGCGCTCACGCAGGCGGTGGGCGATAAGCGCGGCATCTACCGCTACGGCCACGCCTATTGCCCGTTGGATGAATCCCTGTCCCGGGCGGTGGTGGACCTCTCCGGCCGGCCGGGCCTGGAATACCACCTGCTGTTCCAGCGCGGCTGGATCGGCGATTTCGATGTGGACCTGCTCAAGGAGTTCTTCCAGGGACTGGTGAACCACGCCACCATGACCCTGCACCTGGACAACCTGCGCGGCCACAACGCCCACCACATCGCCGAGTCCGCCTTCAAGGCATTCGGCCGGGCGCTGCGCTTCGCCGTCGCCGAGGATCCCCGCTCCGGGGGCGCGGTTCCCTCCACCAAGGGCAGCCTGTGA
- the tatA gene encoding twin-arginine translocase TatA/TatE family subunit, protein MFGGFGIPELLIVLVIVLVFFGAGKLPEIGSALGKGIRGFRQSMDDGESKDEKKDPDSLEHDKGETIEGSTVGQKEEEKK, encoded by the coding sequence ATGTTTGGTGGATTCGGCATTCCCGAGCTGTTAATCGTCCTGGTCATCGTGCTGGTGTTCTTCGGCGCCGGGAAGCTGCCCGAGATCGGCAGCGCCCTGGGCAAGGGCATCCGCGGCTTCCGGCAGTCCATGGACGACGGCGAGTCCAAGGACGAGAAGAAGGATCCGGATAGCCTGGAGCACGACAAGGGCGAGACCATCGAGGGCAGCACGGTGGGCCAGAAGGAAGAAGAGAAGAAATAG
- the hisD gene encoding histidinol dehydrogenase has translation MNIRRLNSTDSRFSQDLNALLAWEEEADREVESTVRTILDRVRDEGDEAVLQYTQQFDRVEHTTMAALEISRDRMEAALERIPAEQREALEGAAARIRDFHARQKDRGWSYVDDSGTRLGQKVTPLDKVGVYIPGGTAAYPSTVLMNVIPAKVAGVGEIVMTVPTPGGEVHDLVLAAAAVAGVDLAFTIGGAQAVGALAYGTGTVPGVDKIVGPGNRYVATAKRLVFGRVGIDMIAGPSEIVVVSDGGTDPDWLAMDLLSQAEHDEHAQAILITPDAQSLEKVADSLRSLVETLNRAEIARRSLEGRGALIQVADLREAVQVANRIAPEHLELSVAEPDALLEEVRHAGAVFLGAHTAEVMGDYVAGPNHVLPTEGTARFSSPLGVYDFQKRTSLIGCSGDSAKELGRMASVLARAEGLTAHAHSADYRVRAGKQEKGE, from the coding sequence ATGAATATCCGCCGACTGAACAGCACGGACAGCCGTTTCTCCCAGGATCTGAACGCCCTGCTGGCCTGGGAGGAGGAGGCGGACCGCGAGGTGGAATCCACGGTCCGCACCATCCTCGACCGGGTGCGCGACGAGGGCGACGAGGCGGTGCTGCAATACACCCAGCAGTTCGACCGGGTGGAGCACACCACCATGGCCGCCCTGGAGATCAGCCGCGACCGCATGGAGGCGGCCCTGGAGCGCATCCCGGCCGAGCAGCGCGAGGCCCTGGAGGGTGCCGCCGCCCGGATCCGCGACTTCCACGCCCGGCAGAAGGACCGGGGCTGGTCCTACGTGGACGACTCCGGGACCCGGCTCGGCCAGAAGGTGACCCCCCTGGACAAGGTGGGCGTGTATATCCCCGGCGGCACCGCCGCCTATCCTTCCACGGTCCTGATGAACGTCATCCCGGCCAAGGTCGCCGGGGTGGGCGAGATCGTCATGACCGTGCCCACCCCGGGCGGAGAGGTGCACGACCTGGTGCTGGCCGCCGCCGCGGTGGCCGGCGTGGACCTGGCCTTCACCATCGGTGGCGCCCAGGCGGTGGGGGCGCTGGCCTACGGCACCGGGACCGTGCCGGGGGTGGACAAGATCGTGGGTCCCGGCAACCGCTACGTGGCCACCGCCAAGCGGCTGGTGTTCGGCCGCGTGGGCATCGACATGATCGCCGGCCCCAGCGAGATCGTGGTGGTCAGCGATGGCGGGACCGACCCCGACTGGCTGGCCATGGATCTGCTCTCCCAGGCCGAGCACGACGAGCACGCGCAGGCGATCCTCATAACGCCCGACGCGCAGAGCCTGGAGAAGGTGGCCGACAGCCTGCGCAGCCTGGTGGAGACCCTGAATCGTGCCGAGATCGCCCGCCGTTCCCTGGAGGGCCGGGGGGCGCTCATCCAGGTGGCCGACCTCAGGGAGGCGGTGCAGGTTGCCAACCGCATCGCCCCCGAGCACCTGGAGCTGTCCGTGGCCGAGCCCGACGCCCTGCTGGAGGAGGTGCGGCACGCCGGCGCGGTGTTCCTGGGAGCGCATACCGCCGAGGTGATGGGCGACTACGTGGCCGGACCCAATCACGTGCTGCCCACCGAGGGCACGGCCCGCTTCAGCTCGCCGCTCGGTGTCTACGATTTCCAGAAGCGCACCAGCCTGATCGGCTGCAGTGGCGATTCGGCGAAGGAGCTGGGACGCATGGCCTCGGTGCTCGCCCGCGCCGAGGGGCTCACCGCCCACGCCCACTCCGCGGACTACCGCGTGCGGGCCGGAAAGCAGGAGAAGGGAGAATGA
- a CDS encoding FMN-binding protein has product MLQQAKLLRPSTTLALILALLLAGPAIGRAEVLMTKDEALAAGLGKAERVEKEVLFLSDAERQEVQQKARAELKSQLFTVYKGMAGDAITGYAFIDTRTVRSKPATFMVVLSPEGKVRELRVLAWKEPPEYRPSGRWLAQFEGHGLEPHTALGREIQGMSGASLSSRTLTDGVRRVLAVYRVKLAEGG; this is encoded by the coding sequence ATGTTGCAGCAAGCGAAGCTGCTCCGGCCATCTACCACCCTGGCCCTGATCCTGGCGCTGTTGCTGGCGGGCCCAGCCATCGGGCGAGCCGAGGTCCTGATGACCAAGGACGAAGCCCTAGCCGCAGGGCTGGGTAAGGCGGAACGGGTGGAAAAGGAAGTGCTGTTCCTGTCCGATGCGGAACGGCAGGAGGTCCAGCAGAAAGCGCGGGCCGAGCTCAAAAGCCAGCTCTTCACGGTCTACAAGGGCATGGCCGGCGACGCGATTACCGGCTACGCCTTCATCGATACCCGTACGGTGCGCTCCAAGCCGGCCACCTTCATGGTGGTGCTATCCCCCGAGGGGAAGGTCCGGGAGCTGCGGGTGCTCGCCTGGAAAGAGCCGCCGGAGTACCGGCCCAGCGGGCGCTGGCTCGCCCAGTTCGAGGGCCACGGCCTGGAGCCCCATACGGCCCTCGGACGGGAGATCCAGGGCATGAGCGGCGCTTCCCTTTCCTCCCGCACCCTCACGGACGGGGTCCGCCGGGTCCTGGCGGTCTACCGGGTGAAGCTGGCGGAGGGCGGCTGA
- a CDS encoding oxidative damage protection protein, translating into MARTVHCVYLGREAEGLDRPPMPGELGQRIYNHVSKEAWQQWVQRQTMLVNEMRLNLMDPQAQKYLQAQMEEFFFGEGAEMPEGYVPPEESS; encoded by the coding sequence ATGGCGCGCACGGTGCATTGCGTATATCTGGGCCGGGAGGCCGAGGGCCTGGATCGCCCCCCTATGCCCGGCGAGCTGGGCCAGCGCATCTACAACCATGTCTCCAAGGAGGCCTGGCAACAGTGGGTGCAGCGCCAGACCATGCTGGTGAACGAGATGCGGCTGAACCTGATGGATCCCCAGGCCCAGAAGTACCTGCAGGCCCAGATGGAGGAGTTCTTCTTCGGCGAAGGCGCCGAGATGCCGGAGGGTTACGTTCCGCCGGAAGAAAGCTCGTAG
- the murA gene encoding UDP-N-acetylglucosamine 1-carboxyvinyltransferase encodes MDKIILRGGNRLEGETQVSGAKNAALPLLASSLLAEAPMYFTNVPHLRDVTTTIELLGQLGAQVIIGERMSVEVDATEITSLRAPYELVKTMRASILVLGPLLARYGEAEVSLPGGCAIGTRPVNLHLKGLEAMGAEIEVEEGYIKARASRLKGARFFFDQASVTGTENLMMAATLAEGTTVLENAAREPEVSDLAHCLNKMGARISGIGSDELVIEGVDRLHGVEHRVLPDRIEAGTYMAAAALTRGDVTLRNTDPEHVEAVSEKLREMGAEVSEGGDWIRVQMDGRPRAVNLRTQPYPGFPTDMQAQLMVLDTLADGGATVTETVFENRFMHVQELQRMGAEIELSGNTAFVKGVETLTGAPVMATDLRASASLVLAGLVAEGESVVERIYHIDRGYERIEEKLALLGADVRRMPA; translated from the coding sequence GTGGATAAAATCATCCTTCGGGGGGGTAACCGGCTGGAAGGCGAGACGCAGGTCAGTGGGGCGAAGAACGCCGCGCTGCCGCTGCTCGCCTCTTCACTGCTGGCCGAGGCTCCGATGTACTTCACCAACGTCCCCCATCTCCGGGACGTCACCACCACCATCGAGCTGCTGGGCCAGCTGGGCGCGCAGGTGATCATCGGCGAGCGCATGAGCGTGGAAGTGGACGCCACAGAGATCACTTCCCTCCGCGCTCCGTATGAGCTGGTCAAGACCATGCGGGCCTCCATTCTGGTGCTGGGTCCGCTGCTGGCCCGGTACGGCGAGGCCGAGGTGAGCCTGCCCGGCGGGTGCGCCATCGGCACCCGGCCGGTGAACCTGCACCTCAAGGGCCTGGAGGCCATGGGCGCGGAGATCGAGGTGGAGGAAGGCTATATCAAGGCGCGGGCCTCCCGCCTTAAGGGTGCGCGCTTCTTCTTCGACCAGGCCTCGGTGACCGGCACCGAGAATTTGATGATGGCCGCCACGTTGGCCGAAGGCACCACGGTCCTGGAGAACGCCGCCCGCGAGCCCGAGGTGTCCGACCTCGCCCATTGCCTGAACAAGATGGGCGCCCGGATCTCCGGTATCGGCAGCGACGAGCTGGTGATCGAGGGCGTGGATCGGCTGCACGGCGTGGAGCACCGGGTCCTGCCGGATCGCATCGAGGCGGGGACCTACATGGCCGCCGCGGCACTGACCCGCGGCGACGTGACCCTGCGCAACACCGACCCCGAGCACGTGGAGGCGGTAAGCGAGAAGCTGCGTGAGATGGGCGCCGAGGTGAGCGAGGGCGGGGACTGGATCCGGGTGCAGATGGATGGCCGGCCGCGCGCGGTTAATCTCCGTACGCAGCCCTATCCGGGCTTTCCGACCGACATGCAGGCCCAGCTCATGGTCCTCGACACCCTGGCCGATGGCGGGGCCACGGTGACGGAAACGGTCTTCGAGAACCGTTTCATGCATGTCCAGGAGCTCCAGCGCATGGGCGCCGAGATTGAGCTTTCCGGGAATACCGCCTTCGTGAAAGGCGTCGAGACGCTCACCGGCGCCCCGGTAATGGCCACCGATCTGCGCGCCTCCGCCAGTCTGGTGCTGGCGGGCCTGGTGGCCGAGGGCGAATCGGTGGTGGAGCGCATCTACCACATCGATCGGGGCTACGAGCGCATCGAGGAGAAGCTTGCCCTGCTCGGTGCCGATGTTCGGCGCATGCCGGCCTGA
- the hisF gene encoding imidazole glycerol phosphate synthase subunit HisF: MLAKRVIPCLDVDAGRVVKGVRFTEIRDAGDPVEIARRYDEAGADELVFLDITASHEGRDTIVEVVEQVAAQVFIPLTVGGGVRTSDDVKRLLRAGADKVAINTAAVKDPEVVTQAAQRFGSQCIVVAVDAKRVGEGEWHVFTHGGRTDTGIDAVAWAREVTERGAGEILLTSMDRDGTKDGFDLALTRTVADSVAVPVIASGGVGNLDHLVEGVRDGGADAVLAASIFHFGEHSVAEAKAALAAAGIEVRQ; the protein is encoded by the coding sequence ATGCTGGCTAAGCGCGTGATCCCCTGCTTGGACGTGGACGCCGGCCGGGTGGTGAAGGGCGTGCGCTTCACCGAGATCCGCGACGCCGGCGATCCCGTGGAGATCGCCCGCCGCTACGACGAGGCCGGTGCGGACGAGCTGGTGTTCCTGGATATCACCGCCAGCCACGAGGGGCGCGATACCATCGTCGAGGTGGTGGAGCAGGTGGCCGCACAGGTGTTCATTCCCCTCACCGTGGGCGGCGGCGTGCGCACCAGCGACGACGTGAAGCGGCTGCTGCGGGCGGGCGCCGACAAGGTGGCCATCAACACCGCCGCGGTGAAGGATCCGGAGGTGGTTACCCAGGCTGCTCAGCGGTTCGGATCGCAATGCATCGTGGTGGCCGTCGACGCCAAGCGGGTTGGTGAGGGCGAGTGGCACGTGTTTACCCACGGCGGGCGGACGGATACGGGTATCGACGCCGTCGCCTGGGCCCGGGAGGTGACCGAGCGCGGCGCCGGTGAGATCCTGCTCACCAGCATGGATCGGGACGGCACCAAGGACGGCTTCGACCTGGCTCTGACCCGCACGGTGGCCGACTCCGTCGCGGTCCCGGTGATTGCCTCCGGGGGCGTGGGAAATCTGGACCACCTGGTGGAGGGGGTGCGCGACGGTGGCGCGGACGCGGTCCTTGCGGCCTCCATCTTCCACTTCGGCGAGCACTCGGTGGCGGAGGCCAAAGCGGCCCTGGCCGCCGCGGGGATCGAGGTGCGGCAATGA